In Candidatus Methylomirabilis tolerans, the genomic stretch ACGCCGGCCCACGTGAAGGACGCGGCGATTGCCGCTATTCGTGAAGGGTTCACGAGATACACGGCAGCCGCCGGCATCGATGAGTTGAAGGAGGCGATCGTCACCAAGCTGAAGCGCGATAACGGCCTGTCCTATGCTCCCTCAGAAGTAATCGTCTCGTGCGGCTCGAAGCATTCGTTATTTAACATCGCCGAGGTACTGTTTGAGCCGGGGGATGAGGTAATTGTCCCGGCCCCGTACTGGGTCACCTATACGGAGCAGATCCGCCTCGTGGATGCGCGACCGGTCATCGTACAGACGCGAGAAGAGGATGGGTTCCACCTGACTCGTGAGGCACTGGAGCCGGCCATTACGCCGAAAACCAAGGCGATCCTGCTCAACAGTCCATGCAACCCGACCGGCGCGATGATCCCGCTGGAACAGTTGCGGGCCATCGCCGCGCTGGCGGTGGAGCGAGACCTGTTGGTGATTTCGGACGAGGCGTACGAATCTCTGACTTACGACAGGCATACCCATGTGAGCATCGCCTCGCTCGGCGAGGAGGTGAAAAGGCGAACCCTTGTCGTCAATACCGTCTCAAAGGCGTACGCCATGACAGGTTGGCGGATCGGGTACGCGGCAGGCCCGACGGACATCATTAAGGCGATGGGCACGATCCAAAGTCAGGTCACGTCGAATCCCACCTCGATCGCGCAGAAGGCTGCGGTTGCCGCTCTGCTTGGCCCGCATGATGGTCTCCGCGACATGGTGGGCGAATTCGATCGGCGTCGGAGGTATCTTCTCAGTCGGCTGAATACCATCCCCGGCATTACATGCACGAACCCCGAAGGCGCCTTCTATTTTTTTCCAAATTTCTCCAGCTTCTACGGAGCAGTGGCGAACGGCAGCCCTATTCGAAACTCTGCCGAGATGGCAGCCTACCTCTTGCAAACAGCCCGTGTCGTATTGGTTCCAGGCAGCGAATTCGGAAGCGATGCGCATCTTCGCCTTTCGTATGCGACGCCGATGGATAGCATCAGGAAGGGAGTAGAGCGGATCGAGCGAGCCCTTGACGCGCTTCGTAGCTGACGGTAACCGCGTTGATTGTGTTATTACGTTGATCGTGTACTGCGTGTGCGTAAGTGTCCATTCTTTCTCAGAACGCTGCACGCTTGCACGCTGAACGCCGTAAGAGGTTGATGCGATGTCCAAGCTGAAGCTGATTACCTTTGGCTGTCAGGCCAATGATCTTGATTCGGAACGGATCAGCGGACTCCTGCTTCGAGAGGGGTATACCCTCACTGAGCGTGAGGAAGAGGCTGATCTGATTC encodes the following:
- a CDS encoding pyridoxal phosphate-dependent aminotransferase yields the protein MTVNLSSRARNTSPSATLAIAAIAKQMKAEGIDIVDFGLGEPDFETPAHVKDAAIAAIREGFTRYTAAAGIDELKEAIVTKLKRDNGLSYAPSEVIVSCGSKHSLFNIAEVLFEPGDEVIVPAPYWVTYTEQIRLVDARPVIVQTREEDGFHLTREALEPAITPKTKAILLNSPCNPTGAMIPLEQLRAIAALAVERDLLVISDEAYESLTYDRHTHVSIASLGEEVKRRTLVVNTVSKAYAMTGWRIGYAAGPTDIIKAMGTIQSQVTSNPTSIAQKAAVAALLGPHDGLRDMVGEFDRRRRYLLSRLNTIPGITCTNPEGAFYFFPNFSSFYGAVANGSPIRNSAEMAAYLLQTARVVLVPGSEFGSDAHLRLSYATPMDSIRKGVERIERALDALRS